The genomic window GGGTGTCAACTGTAGCGTTGTAAGATTAGTTTGACTGTTCGATCGAGTATCAAGAGCAAGTAGGACCTCACCATCCTCCTTCTAATAAGCTTGGTTGcaaaataagttcttgattttcAGACCCAATTTCACTCATGATTTGACTGTTTTGGTTGAAGATTAAGAGAAAATATCTAGTGGtaagaattttttctttttattaaagTACAATTATTGTTGGGTTAAAAGTTAATACACATTGTATTATTTTATGAGtgttagaataataaaaaatattactataaatatataattgttaATTTGATGTCttatttttaatagaaaaatactatttattctttaaaattcagtctttaaatttaatattatattattttaattttttaattaattatgtctcttatttttaaaaaattattattatttttaattaatttaaattttatatttattattcttATAAATTTTAGCGCAAGAATTTAGAACTTAAGAcactaaataaatataaatgTACTAATCAGCTATCAGTTATGTTTATCATTGTGCTAATTCACATAGTACTATTTCATGAGTATTAAAATTATATAACAACATCCGAATTTTTCTATGTCAAGAACCATAAATAAATACACAAATAGAACATAGACCTAAACTCATATTTTACTACTTAGGTTTCAGATGTACCAACTTCTTGAGATGTACTAAATTCCTAGATAAATACATTAAAAGAGTATTTCAGCATGTTATATTAACTCCAATAGAAATAATCAATGAAAAAAAACCAGAATAACCACATGAAATACAGGAGAAAAATGtttaaaacaaaatcaaaactaTCAAATACTTTATGCCAATTATCAATATATATACAAGAAACATAAAACTAAAATCAAATGAGATATcttaaaacagaaaaaaatagaaacaatAACAGTTTTTAATAAACGAACCACAATCCACATGAAAAGTAGAAAAAAAATACtatgtttaattaaaattatgaaaTACTTGAAGTCATAacagtttttaatttttatttgtcaaCAATTATTAATATATACAAAGAACATCACGTTAAAATCAAATGAGATAtcctaataaaaaaaatggaaacaaTATCAATTATATTTTGATGATTTTATGATAGGCAGAAACTATGATTACTCATGTAAAGGAACTTCACAATGTATGCAAATTGCAAACCTGATGATAAATAATCACAAAGAAAAACAATAttataaaggtttaattactctattggtcctatagtttcgcaaaattttcaattaggttcctatagttttttttcttttaattgagtccttgcaccaaaattttttttaattggattcctacactttttttctttttatttaggtatctataccaattcttttttttagtttggtctctataaaattaaaccaattattactaaaaataacttaattgaaaaaaaaaatttagtgcaggactcaattaaaaaaaatataaggacctaattgaaaattttacaaaattataggGATTAACGGAGAGTAATTAAACCTGTTATAAAACTACAAATGCATCCACACACAAACAACAAAATCATAACTAAAACAAACAATATGCCAAGATACAtcataaaaattagataaatcaTGATGATACCTGCTTAATCAGTTGCCATCTCACAAAACGTGACTTCTGTTCCAAAATTCATTATTTTCATCCATACTCCGGCGTCAAAGGTTTGAGGCGCATTATCTCCAGAATGTGCAGTAAAAGTAATGTAATACATCATGCCAGCAACAACATGGCTACTAGCCTTCACAAGGTGATCAAGCTCATAACTCGCATTCTACATGGTAATAACAATAATCATTAGTGAATGAGATtataaacataaattaaaatcaataaagcAAAAACCATCATCATAGACAATACGTTTTGGTCATTGTATACTTGCAAGGCTTGTTTAGCATAATTGCTCAAGAGTTTCTCATATCTTTCATCTATGTTAATGTCTGCACCTCCGCCAACCGGAGGATGCCTCCTATGTCCGGATTCAACTGAATCTGAATCTGAACCTGAACCTGAACctgaatctgaatctgaatctgaatctTCATCAGAAGAAGTTACTACTTCCACCGTGTTATTCAGTTTATCATCAATCTCGTAATCTGAATCTAAATCTGAACCTGATCCTGAATCTGAATCTTCATCAGAAGAAGTTATTACTTCCACCGTGTTATTCAGTTCTTCATCAATCTCGTCCCTACTACTTTTATCTCCAACAGTAGCCATAAGAAAACGCACAGGAGAAGCACGCGAAGTTTTAGTCAATGATGCACAACAAATCACAAATTAGGGTTCTTAATTtcctatttattattttttgccgtgccttttttttttttggcacctTCGATTGACGGAGGTAAGTGTTGGGCTTATAGGTTGGGCTTTTTATTGggtatattattaattaattttaatagttaattttaatgtatatatatacattggtctgacaaaaaaaaaaatagcaatgtAAATATAGAAAAAAACAAACACAGATTACAAAGaagaatttataatatttatatgcGTCTGCAATTAGCTAGCATGTAAGCTCATGATTGTTCTTTAATTATTTCCTCATATATACTTCTCTGAAATGGATGAAATTGATATGTATAGATTATCCCGCGATTATTTGCTAACACAATTTTAGTTAAgctgaaatttaaaaaatttgaatgaaGAAATAATAGTATTCTTCCTATTTAAAATAATAAGACTTCATGTTCCTCTAGCTTGATATGATATCATCATCAAGGGATATGTGAATGAAATGTtttacaaattttaaattataaatatattttttcccATCCAACAAAAGAGAgagacagagaaagaaagagagaaggaaaaaattagttaaatatgAATcagaaaaaggtttgatttttaatttaatttagttaaaaattttaagattttttaatctcaatttatgttaaattattaaaaaaaaaaatttaaaagtgtGGAATCGTACCTGAATTTGTGAGTATAATCGAGAgagtttagtttttttatttttttcaaccaAAGCTTTATAGATTTGTAATATGACTGAATCAGAGCCAATTTTGATGTATTGAATACCAaaattctgaagtcactatttatatttaaatatgacACTCATTAAATCTTAAAATTCAAATAAGATagtatttctgtttttaattttaattaatttcaaataaaaaataataataatttatttaattcagCATTTATTACAATAAATAagattattattatataaataatttaatgtaaaataactgaattttataattaaaaattaatatatgtattatttataAATAGGTCATATTTTAAATATCTAATATTTTATAAGTTAATAATATAGGAGTTTAATTTCTTTTGGATGAAATTGATAACTTGGCTGCAGTGGATGAATTGGATATCAGCTTACTATTATGCTAAATCAAATTATCAATAATTGTTTATATAGATTAATTTATTCAGTTATCATATTAACTTATTGCTATGTTGCTCAACTCTAATATATAAGATAGAGATAGGGAGAGGTATATATAAAGAAACATGTAATCATGACAATCATATATTAtttacaaaaataataattaaagacgTGGGACAAATCATATATAGTTGCTTCGCCTGGATATATTGGAATTCAGAAactattaattatatataatgagTGTGTATTCATCACACCTTTGAAAGATACTATTTTATCTACAAAAATgccactattttattttattttatttttgtggtCCATCTCTTATGCAAGTTTATGCTTTTCTACAGAactattttattcataaattgATTTCAAgctaatttagattaaattaagtGAATCAAATTTGTCAAAAATCAGGTGCTCGttgtttctatatttttcttcGCCACTTGTCTCATTTATTATTTGTTAATTCATGAAAGTGAAATTTAGTTTTCATTGTGAAAGATGTGATCACTaacttttttatttctattggttGCGGTGTGGTGTGTGAGGCACGCATTCTTGTTTTTATTATGAaagttaggggtgtgcatggatcggatcgtatccgcagatccgcggtaaatatccgcatccAATCCGAAAATTGTGGATACGATCCGATTCGCACCCTTtgcggatcggattgcggatatctgctctacatccgcgTATCCGATCCGCGGATTCGCAGATCTgcactataataattaaaaaataaataaatatatatgtttggtattatatttatttgtttgtatgttttagttagtaattattattcatatattgtattattttatttttgttatttagagaaagtttgattaaaaatactttaggaataaataagtttaaaagtatgaaagaaatatttttatcaaattttttttcatagaaatataattaaaaagagaaggtttaattatgtggatatatccgatatccaatccgatccgatccgcaaatgtgcggatcagATCCGGCACTAAAAAGTacggatatcatatccgatccgatccgatggaaattgtgcggatcagatcgaattttcggccatatctGATCCGGTCCGATCCGCGGATACCCTTAATGaaagtatatatatatgcaaatgacatatttaaatataaaattatttttatttttataaataattttttaaaaaatattatttaaaaaatattttttttaaaaataacatCCAAACAAATACATACAAATAAAAATGTGATGATGGCTACTATAAATAATACTTCAAGTAATTATTGTAGAACCTTATTTAATTTATACCAATAATAACTAGATATTTTACGTATTTAAGTGTATGCAATAGATTAAATTATCTTAGGGAGACTCttaatttttcatttcttttatagGATTTGCATCCATCAAACTGAATCAAGTTAAGATGAAGTTCTAATAACAGAATTTGGATGCTGATAATAATCATATCtatattaaaaaaaaggaaaaagatataGATATGTATAGTATTATAGTTATATAGATAAGTAATTTTTGTCATATAATATATATCTTTTAACTTCAAACGTTTTTGTCATGTAAAATCATAATTACAATTCTTCATGTTAATCTAAACATGTAAAGCTATGGTATAGTCGTCCAAAGTACATATTTTGCAACCAAACGACCTCACCATATTCTTAATTATCttaactaattaataataaaatagttaAGTTCAATTGTGGCTGGACTAANNNNNNNNNNNNNNNNNNNNNNNNNNNNNNNNNNNNNNNNNNNNNNNNNNNNNNNNNNNNNNNNNNNNACTTATTACTTATTTAcgttcaaatttttttataaaaagataaatatatcccTGAGTTTTTGTTTTATGGACATTTAAAttcttaataatttaaaaatacaattaggaTTATAAAACGATGTCGTTTGTGGAAgtaaaaaaaccaaaaacaaattATGGTCCAACCCGAGTCATGTAAATTAATCGATTCAATCGAATCTAATATCAattaggtttattattgttataaaaaaatcgattttattttaattaattaaaaaatttaaaaataagtaaataatcaATTTATTAATACGTCGAATAATAATATAACATATAAATATCTTTATAAAAAGATGTTTTATGCATTTTTGGAAGCATGCCTTTGAAATAAGGTGTTATGAGATATTTTCTCCGCGTTATTTTATGGTTGTGACGCTTTGCAAGCCATCAATTTGCAattctatatatatttaataatttatctaCAAAACCATGATCAATAAATAGTGATGTTATTACCACTTAATAATTTGCCAAAAAAATAGTTTGTTGTAGCGATAGAATAAAAATATGTATTAGAATTGTAATAAATGCGATAATATGATATTTTGTAACAGTTGGTTACTGTAATTATTAAATGGAAGTTCCCATCAGAAATACAAGCCTCAACGAGATGCATGCGTTTGATTGAGACAAGCCGGACATATATGCTTACACATTATTCAGATTTAAGATACATTGAATAAATGACACACTGAGGATATATCAACCCTTCCCAACACATTATTAAATTCAGTTTTGTTTATCATCCATCTAGTTCTAAACAAGCGTTTAGCATAAAGTAAGcacattaattattaaaacacaATTTAAATATTTTGGTATGAGTTTTGTTAATTTACGTCCTAAANNNNNNNNNNNNNNNNNNNNNNNNNNNNNNNNNNNNNNNNNNNNNNNNNNNNNNNNNNNNNNNNNNNNNNNNNNNNNNNNNNNNNNNNNNNNNNNNNNNNNNNNNNNNNNNNNNNNNNNNNNNNNNNNNNNNNNNNNNNNNNNNATTTCTCGAAAATCGGTCAATATAAGTTTAGCGACTGATTTTGGTAGTTGCTAAAACCTTAGCTTGATCACTAAATTTAAAATAGCAACCAATTTAGTGACTAATTATTTTAAAACCAGTATTTATAGTTAGTTGATAAATTGGTTGTTATCTTAATCATTAGTAATCGATTTAGTGGCTACTTGCTTAGCGACCAACAGTTTTTTAGCCTATTTTTCTTTTAGCTGCAAAATCGatcgctaaattaaaaaatagcgatCGATTTCATGATCGACAGACCCAAAGACTAACTTCTTTATGTGTTTTGGTCGCTAATTCAGTCGCTAAGTTAAtaattagcgaccgattttagcgaTCAATTCTTTTCTGGTGGTATAAAAAATTATGggtcgctaaatcggttgctATTAGTGATCGAATTAATTGGTAGCTAAAATAGATCGCTGAGTGTAATTTAGTGATCGATTTAGCGATTAACTTTTTTCTGGTCCTAGAAATTTTATATCAATCACTATTAACAACCAATTTTTTCGGTCgctattctaatattttttataataaaaatatactcttAAAATACGAGTTAGCTAAATtcttttaatattaattaaactTGANNNNNNNNNNNNNNNNNNNNNNNNNNNNNNNNNNNNNNNNNNNNNNNNNNNNNNNNNNNNNNNNNNNNNNNNNNNNNNNNNNNNNNNCAAattttattcataaaaatattAGATTTAAATCTAAGGAAAGAAATAAATAGTCTCTATATTGAACTTTATATTGATAGTATATATAGGAACAAAAAATGAGTTTGACTCTCTTTAGTTCCTCGATATATACAAAAAGTGTTGCAACAATGtgagatgtttttttttttcttttattcgacTAAATTTGCACATTTTTTTATCcgaattttttttttccttgaaTAAAAACACTTCCGATTTCTTGATGTATGTATCTTTCTTTCGAGTCTAAATGTGTGATCAATAACGATTTTTTTTCACAAAAGCATAATATTTCACCAATATCCGTTTACTAATTATAACATTGTTATGGTATAAATTAATGAAATTTCTAAAGAATTCAATTAGATCACACATTATACACAAATCACAAAATGCGAAAACATAAATTATACCCTAATCTAACCTTATTATTTATTCTAGTGCTAGCTAACTCCATCTACTATCACTACCATTTCTTTTCAACGTCATCAACCTATTGTATGATTTAGTTAATACTTAATATATACTAGATAGACATGCgttatgttttattatttttctgattTGTGTATGATGAGTGGTCTAATCCCAAATTTGGTAGAGATTATGTTAGTTTATGCACTAAAAAATATACTTAGTAAAAATAATGTAGGTGAATAATATTGTGTATTTATAACAGTTTTGTATTTATAATAGTTTtttgttgaatatttttggattcaaACTTTAGTATATAAGAAAGGTGAATAATATGAATGGGGTAGGTATTATCGTGGATAAATaatggaagaaggacgtagtggatgtcaagagggtgggtgatcagatcatctctatcaaatttGTGGTGAAAAGAGGTAATTTTCAtatgattagcgcctatgcaccgtAAGTGGGTTCGGACGAGTAACACAAGATAATGTTTTGGGAGGATTTAGATAGTTTGGTCCAAAACATACCTTCGGAATATAAGATTTTATTAGAAAGAAATTTAAACGGCCATATTGAaagagaagtgactggatatggAAGTATTCACGAAGGCCATAGTTTTGGGGTAGTCAAtaccgagggtaaaactattttggactttttctCAACCTTTGACCTTTTCATcgtaaatacatgttttaaaaagagagacaaacatcttataacctatagaagtggcatgacaagctctcaaatcgacttcttgttgaggagagtcgactgaaaattttgcattaattgtaaaattattttggGATAGAGTTTAACAACACAACATAAGATGCTCGTTAGGATTTTCGCATTGagtaaaagttgaggaaaagacatcatacgaagaactcaaggacgaggtggtggcggttGAAAGGTGATGaataaagaagcttcctaagacgggtaggagaagaggcaaagtggaaAAAGGATGGAAGCACAGAGGAAATGTGGAGAGAGATGGCAGAAGtattagaagaacagtaaaagaaaattttggtgaATCTAGAGGTATACAACCAAGAGACAAAGAGTTTTGATGGTGAAAATgtgagtgtacaagaaaagataaaggcaaAAAGGGAATGCTTTAAAGAGTGTCTTTTGTGCCGCAATGCAGATACTTGGGAATAATATAAGACGGCTAAGAAAAACACAAAAGTGGCTGCAAGTGAAGCAAGAATAAGAGCATATGAGGGCCTCTACCAGTCTTTAGGCACGAAGGAAGGAGAAAAAATGTGTATGTAGAATCGCAAAGAgtcgtgaaagaagaacgagagatttagattaggttaagtgcataaaggataaagaaAGAGAGGTTTTGGCTCGAGATGAGAAGatcaatgaaaggtggaagagctacttctacgagttatttaatgaaggacaaAAGACTCTTCAAACCCTTGGTCGGTTATGCATAAGGGAAGAATATCAAAACttcgactactatcgaaggatttgAGACTTCAAAGTAAAATTAAAGAGGCTTTaaaacagatgaaaaatggcagggcagtaggacctgataatattctGATTGAAGTTTGAAAGGGCCTAGGAGAGAAAGGTATCagttggttaaccaagctttttaatgagattttaaggtcaaagaagataccagatgagtggagaaagagcacattAGTACCTATTTACAAGAATAAGAAGAATATACAGAGTTGCGAAAACTATCGAGAGATCAAACTCATGAGTCATACCATAAAGTTGTGGGAACGGTGATAGAACAGAGGCTGAGACAGGAGatacaagtaacagagaaccaatttgattTTATGCCAAATAGATCCACCACTGAAGCTACATAcatgttaagaaggatgatggagaggtattaaagtaataaaagggatctatatatggtgtttattgatttataAAAAGCGTACGATAGGGTGCTAATGGAGGTTTTATGGAAGGTTTTGGAAAGTAAGAGAGTAAGGATTGCATATAtttgtgcaattaaagacatgtatgatgggactacaactagtgtgaagactcaaggtggtgtgacagagaaatttcctattggtataggattacaccagggatcattcTTAAGTCCATACATTTTCATAtcagtcttggaagtactcacagagcatatcCAAGAGCATGTGTCATGGTGTATACTTTTTgtcgatgatatcgtccttatgagaGAGTCAacggaagacctaaataagaagtcgGATTTATGGAGAGAAActttagaagtgtatggtctgcgcataagctgTAACAAGACGAAATATATGAAATGTAAGTTCAGCCGTCGAAAGAAAAACTCTAATATAGAagtaaaaattagaaaaaatatcttacgaaaagttaaaaattttaaatatcttGATTTGTAttgtaatatttattttttatggatgattatttttagggatgagtacttttttcgtccccaataTCTGGGGtcgaaatcaaaatcgtccccgatctttttttattattaaaattatcctCAACGTTCAAAAATGCTGTAAAATCATCCTTTCCCAAATTTttggaccaaaataccctcatcatcatcattcttctcttcaccttcctcaccccaccacctccactgccaccaacattaccaccacaaccaccatcaacaccaccaccaccaacacaaaCACCACTACCAACACCAACCAATACTAACAGCAACAACACCATACCACCACAACCACCATCAACAGCAACAACACCATACCACCACAACCACCatcaacaccaacaccaccaccatcaccagcAGCATccaacaccaagaacaccaaaTAACAGCAACAACACcataccaccaccaccaccaccaccactaccaccaccaccacaaacaccaccaccaacaccaaccaacaccaacaccaagaacaccaaacAACAGTAACAACACCAAACAACACTCATCGCCAGTGTCCGCCACTCCCTCACCCTCCCTTCTTCCCCTTCCTCTTCTCACTCTTCCCCAATCTCCTTCCTCTTCTCACTCTTCCTTTCTTCACCACCATCACCACTGCCACCATAGCCAT from Arachis ipaensis cultivar K30076 chromosome B09, Araip1.1, whole genome shotgun sequence includes these protein-coding regions:
- the LOC107616801 gene encoding uncharacterized protein LOC107616801 — its product is MATVGDKSSRDEIDEELNNTVEVITSSDEDSDSGSGSDLDSDYEIDDKLNNTVEVVTSSDEDSDSDSDSGSGSGSDSDSVESGHRRHPPVGGGADINIDERYEKLLSNYAKQALQVYNDQNNASYELDHLVKASSHVVAGMMYYITFTAHSGDNAPQTFDAGVWMKIMNFGTEVTFCEMATD